One region of Triticum aestivum cultivar Chinese Spring chromosome 6B, IWGSC CS RefSeq v2.1, whole genome shotgun sequence genomic DNA includes:
- the LOC123134472 gene encoding cytochrome P450 72A15, which translates to MAFDLAAAAAAVPWSYLLYGLTGSALLWQARLLLDRLWWRPRRLERTLRAQGVGGTPYRFLMGDLKDFGRLNDEAWAKPLPLRCHDIVPRVIPFLHNNVRDNGKPCFSWFGPVANVAITDPELIKDVLSNKFGHFQKPQFPALTKLLANGLTTHEGEKWVKHRRILNPAFHLEKLKLMLPAFSASCEELVTRWKELHCSGGSCEVDVWPELQNLTGDVISRTAFGSSYLEGRRIFQLQSEQAKLFVGAVQRIIIPGYLFLPTKNNLKMRKNNKEVESVLQGLINKRMRAMEEGEKSENDLLGLLLESNMKDMDENGQPSQGMAMEDVIEECKLFYLAGMETTSVLLTWTMIVLSMHPEWQDLAREEVLGLFRKNKPEYEGLSRLKTVTMILHEVLRLYPSATVFSRKTYKDMDIGGVRYPSGVFIEVPVLFINHDPDIWGSDVNEFKPDRFAQGISKASKHPGAFLSFGWGPRVCIGQNFAMLEAKMALSMILQHFEFELAPSYTHAPHTVMTLQPMHGAQIKLRAI; encoded by the exons ATGGCTTTTGACcttgcagcggcggcagcggcagtgCCATGGAGCTACCTCCTGTACGGGCTCACGGGCTCTGCGCTCCTGTGGCAGGCCCGCCTGCTGCTGGACCGGCTGTGGTGGCGCCCGCGGCGGCTTGAGCGGACGCTGCGCGCGCAGGGCGTCGGCGGCACGCCGTACCGCTTCCTCATGGGCGACCTCAAGGACTTCGGCCGGCTCAACGACGAGGCCTGGGCCAAGCCATTGCCGCTGCGCTGCCACGACATCGTCCCCCGCGTCATCCCGTTCCTCCACAACAACGTCCGGGACAACGGCAAGCCGTGCTTCTCTTGGTTCGGACCGGTGGCCAACGTGGCCATCACTGACCCTGAGCTTATCAAGGACGTGCTGTCCAACAAGTTTGGCCACTTCCAGAAGCCCCAGTTCCCGGCTCTCACCAAGCTGCTCGCCAACGGCCTCACGACCCATGAGGGGGAGAAATGGGTCAAGCACAGGAGGATCCTCAATCCCGCTTTCCATCTTGAGAAGCTCAAG CTCATGCTACCGGCTTTTTCTGCAAGCTGTGAAGAGCTTGTCACCAGATGGAAGGAGTTGCATTGTTCTGGCGGATCGTGCGAGGTGGATGTGTGGCCGGAGCTCCAGAACCTCACCGGGGATGTCATTTCTCGCACAGCTTTCGGCAGCAGTTATCTCGAAGGAAGGCGGATATTCCAACTGCAGTCCGAGCAAGCTAAGCTCTTTGTTGGTGCGGTCCAGAGGATTATTATTCCGGGTTACCT ATTCTTGCCCACCAAGAACAATTTGAAAATGCGCAAAAACAATAAGGAGGTTGAATCAGTTTTACAAGGTCTAATCAATAAAAGAATGCGAGCTATGGAAGAAGGTGAAAAATCGGAAAATGATCTGCTAGGCCTGTTGCTAGAGTCAAATATGAAGGACATGGACGAGAATGGCCAACCTAGCCAAGGAATGGCAATGGAAGATGTCATCGAGGAGTGCAAACTATTCTACTTGGCAGGAATGGAGACAACGTCGGTGCTGCTCACGTGGACAATGATTGTACTAAGCATGCATCCGGAGTGGCAAGACCTTGCGAGGGAGGAGGTCCTAGGTTTATTTAGGAAGAACAAACCCGAGTACGAGGGCCTTAGCCGACTAAAAACG GTGACCATGATCCTTCACGAGGTTCTTCGGTTGTATCCATCGGCTACAGTTTTTAGCCGAAAAACATACAAGGATATGGATATCGGAGGGGTCAGATACCCCTCGGGTGTGTTCATCGAGGTGCCAGTTCTATTTATCAATCATGATCCAGACATATGGGGAAGTGATGTCAATGAGTTCAAACCAGACCGATTTGCCCAGGGGATTTCCAAGGCATCTAAGCATCCGGGCGCCTTCTTGTCATTTGGTTGGGGGCCACGGGTGTGCATCGGCCAGAACTTTGCAATGCTCGAAGCCAAGATGGCACTAAGCATGATCCTTCAGCATTTCGAGTTTGAGCTCGCGCCATCATATACGCATGCACCGCACACCGTGATGACATTGCAACCAATGCATGGTGCGCAAATTAAGCTCAGAGCTATCTGA